From Methanobacterium congolense, one genomic window encodes:
- a CDS encoding DUF2769 domain-containing protein: MVMVEIDFSMDNIKKCLCTHCHVQLQSQCVRDKEKILLEITMQDLDSPMMMGPDRVPGLYCSTGKAVCKDIDTSQVCRCEECPIWREYDLLDCEPMAYFCRDGKTLKR, encoded by the coding sequence ATGGTGATGGTTGAAATAGACTTCAGCATGGATAACATCAAAAAATGCCTTTGCACACATTGCCATGTGCAGCTTCAAAGCCAGTGCGTCAGGGACAAGGAGAAAATTCTGCTTGAGATAACCATGCAGGATCTGGACAGTCCCATGATGATGGGGCCAGATAGAGTCCCAGGACTGTACTGTTCCACAGGAAAAGCTGTATGCAAAGATATTGACACAAGCCAGGTTTGTCGATGTGAGGAGTGTCCAATATGGAGGGAATACGATCTTTTGGACTGCGAACCTATGGCGTATTTTTGCAGGGATGGTAAAACCCTGAAGAGGTAA
- a CDS encoding histidine kinase dimerization/phosphoacceptor domain -containing protein → MNVFATISFIAFMLCFFMGNFIYHKNPESSLNRTVAILCILVGFLAFVEFEYLQVVDFQTAYFWLKISGLWPLVPALLLHISLIFTEKKKLLRNKLTYIAIYVPALIITIFGMSTPLMLEGILREYWGWTYIFPKNSLLFILMSVWTVICIMISGTLCFLHYLKSHHIERMQAKYMLAGLYLPLLVSFSSDFVFPTVSVRLPEISMTMSTIGITFISYGIWKYGFPALTAASVADEIVSTMSNFLILLDSQKNIITVNNATSDLLEYAKNELEGFPVKKIFAEEDQEKFIFSGDYLNTKKGSNSMNMELNFVNNFELNLKSKKGLEIPVIISKSFIKNEEGLIVGIILIGNDIRDIRSVENQIASALEEKELLLQEVHHRVKNNLQIISSLLSLQSNYVKEPEDLEVFQNSQNRVKSMALIHEQLYQSPNFTHINFEDYIWSLMNYLISYYKPNRINLKIDVKDIFLGIDTAVPCGLIINELATNSIKHAFPDSMQGKIEIGLYSDGYEFELIVSDDGIGFQEAVDLETTEHLGLRLVSALTQQINGTIELDRSNGTKFRIKFRELKYAKRI, encoded by the coding sequence ATGAATGTTTTTGCAACCATATCATTCATTGCTTTCATGCTATGTTTTTTCATGGGCAACTTCATCTATCATAAAAATCCAGAGAGTTCCCTAAATAGAACAGTGGCAATTTTATGTATTTTAGTAGGATTTCTGGCATTTGTGGAGTTTGAATACCTGCAGGTGGTTGACTTTCAAACTGCCTACTTCTGGTTGAAGATCAGTGGACTGTGGCCCCTTGTACCAGCATTACTTCTGCATATTTCCCTCATCTTCACAGAAAAAAAGAAACTTTTAAGGAACAAACTTACCTACATCGCAATATATGTGCCTGCATTGATAATAACAATTTTCGGCATGAGTACCCCCCTCATGCTTGAGGGTATCCTAAGGGAGTACTGGGGCTGGACCTACATCTTCCCAAAAAATTCTCTACTTTTTATTTTGATGAGTGTCTGGACTGTGATCTGCATCATGATCTCTGGAACATTGTGCTTCCTACACTACCTAAAATCCCATCACATCGAAAGGATGCAGGCAAAGTACATGCTTGCAGGCCTTTACCTACCCCTGCTTGTAAGTTTCTCAAGCGATTTTGTGTTCCCCACGGTGTCTGTAAGGTTGCCTGAAATTAGCATGACCATGTCAACAATTGGTATCACATTCATAAGCTATGGAATATGGAAGTATGGGTTCCCAGCCCTTACTGCAGCATCAGTTGCAGATGAAATAGTTTCCACCATGTCTAACTTTCTGATACTTCTGGATAGTCAAAAAAATATAATCACAGTTAATAACGCCACATCAGATCTTCTGGAATACGCTAAAAATGAACTTGAAGGATTCCCAGTGAAAAAAATCTTTGCAGAAGAGGATCAGGAAAAATTCATATTCAGTGGAGATTATCTAAATACAAAGAAGGGATCAAATTCCATGAACATGGAATTGAACTTCGTTAACAACTTTGAATTAAATTTGAAATCAAAAAAGGGATTGGAAATTCCAGTTATAATCTCAAAATCGTTTATAAAGAATGAAGAAGGTTTGATTGTAGGCATAATACTCATTGGGAATGATATCAGAGATATAAGATCGGTTGAAAATCAAATTGCATCTGCACTTGAAGAAAAAGAGTTACTGCTTCAGGAGGTGCATCACAGGGTTAAAAACAACCTTCAGATCATATCCAGCCTTCTGAGCCTTCAATCAAACTACGTCAAAGAACCCGAAGACCTGGAAGTCTTCCAAAACAGTCAAAATCGTGTTAAATCAATGGCTTTAATACATGAACAACTCTATCAATCCCCAAATTTCACCCACATAAACTTCGAAGATTATATATGGAGTTTAATGAACTACCTCATATCTTACTACAAACCCAACCGAATCAACCTTAAAATTGATGTTAAGGACATATTCCTGGGTATAGATACTGCAGTTCCCTGTGGCCTCATAATAAATGAACTTGCAACCAACTCCATAAAACATGCATTTCCAGATTCAATGCAGGGAAAGATTGAAATAGGACTTTACAGTGATGGATATGAATTTGAACTCATTGTTAGTGATGATGGAATTGGCTTTCAGGAAGCTGTCGATCTTGAAACAACTGAACACCTTGGACTGAGACTTGTTTCTGCCCTAACTCAACAGATAAATGGTACCATAGAACTGGATAGAAGCAATGGCACCAAGTTCAGAATTAAATTTCGTGAACTGAAGTATGCAAAGAGAATTTGA
- a CDS encoding alpha/beta fold hydrolase — protein MRYVNSKKKLILVAILALIFIVAAAFTYYVSDYYHADNRALAALKSTDTYIVSDTADFITFTPTTNKSTTGIIIYPGAKVQAEAYSVLASKLAQNGYTTIIVKMPFNLAFFGTDKADEVIAQHTEINKWVIGGHSLGGVFASEYALKNQDKISGVIYLAAYPSTNASNATFKALSIRGSLDGLTTVEDISKNLDKFPANTTFITLHGGNHYNFGDYGVQAGDNNSTITREKQQNLTVDYIVRFVKGI, from the coding sequence ATGAGATATGTGAATTCCAAGAAGAAACTGATTTTAGTTGCAATTCTAGCACTAATCTTTATAGTAGCTGCTGCCTTCACTTACTACGTTTCCGATTATTACCATGCAGATAACAGAGCTTTAGCAGCTCTTAAATCAACAGACACTTACATTGTATCGGATACTGCTGATTTCATTACCTTCACTCCCACAACAAACAAGAGCACAACTGGAATCATAATTTATCCTGGGGCAAAGGTTCAAGCCGAAGCTTACTCAGTCCTAGCTTCCAAACTCGCTCAAAATGGTTACACAACGATCATCGTAAAGATGCCCTTCAATCTGGCATTTTTTGGTACAGATAAAGCAGATGAGGTTATAGCACAACACACTGAAATCAATAAGTGGGTGATTGGAGGCCATTCACTTGGAGGAGTTTTCGCATCTGAATACGCACTGAAGAATCAGGATAAAATCAGTGGAGTCATATACCTGGCAGCATATCCATCAACCAATGCATCCAATGCTACTTTCAAAGCACTTTCAATCAGAGGTTCCCTCGATGGACTCACAACAGTGGAAGACATCTCTAAAAATCTGGATAAGTTCCCTGCAAACACCACTTTCATAACCTTACATGGAGGTAACCATTACAACTTCGGTGACTACGGTGTGCAGGCCGGAGACAACAACAGCACCATAACGCGGGAGAAACAGCAGAATCTTACAGTTGATTACATCGTTAGGTTCGTTAAGGGGATTTGA
- a CDS encoding AIM24 family protein produces MYCPSCGTDTGDAKYCPNCGENIKTELNSNENTIKPQLCEDTGFTSKYSVTEFVRNTMQKDSGDETFELENDHLLDVKLDGRVWAKKGAMIAYTGDVHFKREGSLEHGLGKFVKKAVTGEATTMMKMDGYGHVYLADNGKTVTILNLQNERIYVNGNDVLAFEDGIEWDIKIMSQGSSMMSGGLFNIKLEGTGMVAITTHYTPLTLEVKPGHPVMTDPNATVAWSGGISPSLKTNIDFKTLIGKDSGETYQMKFEGEGFVILQPYEEVYNLHG; encoded by the coding sequence ATGTACTGTCCAAGTTGTGGAACCGATACTGGAGATGCAAAATACTGCCCAAACTGTGGGGAAAACATAAAAACTGAATTAAATTCCAATGAAAATACAATTAAACCCCAATTATGTGAAGATACTGGATTCACAAGTAAATACTCCGTAACTGAATTCGTGAGAAACACCATGCAGAAGGATTCAGGTGATGAAACCTTTGAACTTGAAAACGATCATCTGCTGGACGTTAAACTGGATGGAAGGGTCTGGGCAAAGAAGGGGGCCATGATAGCTTACACAGGTGATGTACACTTCAAAAGAGAAGGATCACTTGAACACGGCCTTGGAAAATTCGTGAAAAAGGCAGTTACAGGGGAAGCCACCACCATGATGAAGATGGATGGATATGGGCATGTTTATCTGGCTGATAACGGTAAAACTGTAACCATACTGAACCTTCAAAATGAAAGGATATACGTCAATGGAAACGATGTCCTTGCATTTGAGGATGGGATCGAATGGGACATAAAGATCATGAGCCAGGGCTCAAGCATGATGTCTGGAGGATTGTTCAACATAAAACTTGAGGGAACAGGAATGGTAGCAATAACAACCCATTACACACCTCTGACGCTTGAAGTGAAACCAGGACATCCTGTCATGACTGATCCCAATGCAACTGTTGCATGGTCTGGAGGAATAAGTCCCTCTCTCAAGACCAACATAGACTTCAAAACCCTCATAGGCAAGGACAGCGGTGAAACCTACCAGATGAAATTCGAAGGAGAAGGATTCGTTATACTGCAGCCATATGAAGAGGTTTATAATCTTCATGGTTAA
- a CDS encoding glycosyltransferase family 39 protein, producing MSIKSFLKEKPHLIILFSIFLFSFILDIYLLTRYNLSYGMDGPFYDLKVQSIIQTGFPASNDPPLVYYILTPFVLLTGNSFLGIKIGMALIGSLMAFPAFLLTETFSNKLEVKSKVPALLSAFLVTVNVSYFSMIGDFMQNLVGVFFLLLLIYFTVKWLENISEWKKYGVLSVALLLCSILTHIYTGMLAVVIFMSLMVFNLLFRTYKTHSLPLFDLKIFGLMLVLILGGLALLFTAYPLMFNKFTTVLSFLNGSSATSGTMMGSINFTIFLTIPFLLGVFAAIKIFYEGLKEKLEPENPRVSKSTLLSLAYIVMTLVLVVLAVLPSDYQERFIAMAFVPVALMVPIGLKLIEKWISNQLPSKKRFKVGVVTVIAVLFAFSSFYTAAGIFSDMGPSISSDQYNELLQIKANYIPSEINSSSIILVDDYHTGYWVQYVLGIQAETGNLTDVQQKYPNQTIYGISMTRNGSMSSTNYQYLWNPFFPYSFPFGGFNMSWNTNSRQSQFKDNNLTAPKNSSNDPKNMENKNISGNSIPGNSSNGPPSIPNGTSNNAPMQGASGNLAEAGRDGGSFSMGSSWINQGTLIFSQGNIRVYRLS from the coding sequence ATGTCAATCAAAAGCTTTCTAAAAGAAAAACCGCATCTAATCATCCTTTTCTCAATATTTCTGTTCTCATTCATACTGGATATCTATCTCTTGACCCGTTACAATTTATCCTATGGTATGGACGGTCCTTTCTATGATCTCAAGGTTCAGAGTATTATTCAGACAGGTTTTCCAGCCAGTAACGACCCTCCACTGGTCTATTATATATTAACGCCATTCGTTCTGTTGACTGGAAATTCTTTCCTTGGTATAAAAATTGGAATGGCGTTGATAGGGTCCCTCATGGCATTTCCTGCCTTTTTGCTCACGGAAACCTTCAGCAACAAGCTGGAAGTTAAATCCAAGGTTCCTGCACTTTTAAGTGCATTCCTGGTAACCGTGAATGTTTCATACTTTTCCATGATCGGAGATTTCATGCAGAACCTTGTGGGAGTTTTCTTCCTACTTCTTCTCATCTACTTCACAGTTAAATGGCTTGAAAACATATCTGAGTGGAAAAAATATGGTGTTCTAAGCGTTGCACTGCTCCTATGCAGCATATTAACCCACATCTACACAGGCATGCTGGCAGTTGTGATATTCATGTCCCTGATGGTTTTCAACCTCCTATTCAGGACCTACAAAACCCACAGCTTACCTTTATTCGACCTTAAGATATTCGGGTTAATGTTGGTTTTAATTTTAGGTGGTTTGGCTTTACTCTTCACTGCGTATCCATTGATGTTCAACAAATTCACCACTGTACTGTCCTTCCTGAACGGCTCTTCAGCTACGTCTGGTACGATGATGGGATCCATCAACTTCACCATATTCTTAACCATACCCTTCCTACTGGGGGTTTTTGCAGCAATAAAAATCTTTTATGAGGGATTGAAGGAAAAATTAGAACCTGAAAATCCAAGAGTAAGTAAGAGCACACTTTTATCCTTAGCTTACATTGTAATGACTCTGGTTTTGGTGGTGCTGGCAGTTCTACCGTCTGATTACCAGGAAAGATTCATAGCAATGGCATTTGTTCCAGTTGCCCTTATGGTACCCATTGGACTGAAACTCATTGAAAAATGGATCTCAAACCAATTACCATCTAAAAAAAGATTCAAAGTGGGTGTTGTAACTGTGATTGCAGTTCTATTTGCTTTTTCAAGTTTTTACACTGCTGCAGGCATTTTTTCTGATATGGGTCCAAGTATAAGCTCTGATCAGTACAACGAGCTCCTTCAGATTAAGGCCAATTACATACCCTCTGAAATTAATTCAAGCAGCATAATACTGGTTGATGATTACCACACAGGGTACTGGGTTCAGTACGTACTGGGAATACAGGCAGAAACAGGAAACCTCACGGATGTCCAGCAGAAATATCCAAACCAAACCATATACGGAATAAGTATGACACGGAATGGTTCCATGTCCAGCACCAATTACCAGTACCTCTGGAACCCCTTCTTCCCATACTCATTCCCCTTTGGAGGATTTAACATGTCATGGAACACAAATTCCAGACAATCCCAGTTCAAAGACAACAATTTAACAGCACCTAAAAACAGTTCCAACGATCCTAAGAACATGGAAAATAAAAATATCTCCGGAAATTCAATCCCTGGAAATTCCTCTAACGGTCCACCTTCCATTCCAAATGGAACATCTAACAACGCACCAATGCAGGGAGCTTCAGGAAACCTTGCAGAAGCAGGTAGAGATGGAGGATCCTTCAGTATGGGCAGTTCTTGGATAAATCAGGGAACCCTGATATTCAGCCAGGGTAACATCAGGGTTTACAGATTATCCTGA
- the hisG gene encoding ATP phosphoribosyltransferase has protein sequence MDKIVLGLPKGSLNNVNRGNTHQLFVDAGYEVRGYEPGNESNEINILNDPEIKAFLTRPQSAPVELLRQMLDIAIIGEDWVNEESVNSEGTIKKIGDLDYGQTRLIVAVPNDSPYTSLTEFFRVNRERETPILCFTEYPNLTKQHFMNNEGYREIFGETSPMVQVRGLVDGENEMVQIINSDGATEVYIAKGADIIVDNTQTGNSLRKAGLRELETIMESSAGLYAGPSCCGLKEAKVKMIFEQLFGAIKARKYFDVKFNISNESVEEVKDFLVSNVFCSDEPTVVQGKNFSQVNVLIPKIKFPEMLKGVKNYGASAIIRKNVKQYVK, from the coding sequence ATGGACAAGATAGTATTAGGTCTCCCAAAAGGGAGTTTAAACAATGTGAACAGGGGAAACACTCATCAATTATTCGTTGATGCAGGTTATGAAGTTAGGGGATACGAACCTGGCAATGAATCCAATGAGATCAACATATTAAACGATCCAGAGATAAAGGCATTCTTAACACGACCTCAAAGCGCTCCTGTGGAACTCCTCAGGCAGATGCTGGACATCGCAATTATAGGGGAGGACTGGGTGAATGAAGAATCTGTGAACAGTGAGGGAACCATAAAAAAGATAGGTGACCTTGACTACGGACAAACCAGACTCATAGTGGCAGTTCCCAATGATTCACCTTACACATCGCTTACTGAGTTTTTCAGGGTGAACAGGGAACGTGAAACACCCATACTCTGCTTCACAGAATACCCAAACCTCACAAAACAGCACTTCATGAACAACGAAGGTTACAGGGAAATCTTCGGTGAAACCAGTCCAATGGTACAGGTCAGGGGACTTGTTGACGGTGAGAATGAGATGGTTCAGATAATCAACTCAGATGGTGCAACTGAGGTTTATATAGCCAAGGGAGCTGACATAATCGTTGACAACACCCAGACAGGAAACAGCCTCCGTAAAGCTGGTCTCAGGGAACTTGAAACCATAATGGAATCAAGTGCAGGGCTCTACGCCGGACCAAGCTGCTGTGGATTAAAGGAAGCCAAGGTGAAGATGATATTCGAACAGCTCTTCGGTGCAATAAAAGCCAGGAAGTACTTCGATGTGAAATTCAACATATCCAATGAAAGTGTGGAAGAAGTGAAGGACTTTTTAGTATCCAATGTCTTCTGCTCAGACGAGCCCACAGTTGTTCAGGGTAAGAACTTCTCCCAGGTCAACGTTTTAATTCCAAAGATCAAGTTTCCAGAGATGCTCAAAGGAGTTAAAAATTACGGAGCTTCAGCTATAATCAGAAAAAATGTGAAACAGTACGTTAAATAA
- a CDS encoding NUDIX hydrolase, whose product MINHIFGLAVRVILTDPDGKILIIKRSTESKTNPGRWELPGGKVDQNESIDQALLREVYEETGLKITPDHVVGVSEQNLHIIRAVHIIMSGRIIEGELTLSPEHEGYAWVFLENLSNYELADWLHDFITNQKSLIEDYKEHETETTDDAEEILKRGLKSLKKSLNNFIEKNDPRKPS is encoded by the coding sequence ATGATAAACCACATCTTCGGTCTTGCAGTAAGGGTTATTCTCACGGATCCCGATGGTAAGATCCTCATCATCAAACGATCAACAGAGTCCAAGACCAACCCTGGACGATGGGAGCTTCCAGGTGGAAAGGTGGACCAAAACGAATCAATCGACCAGGCACTTTTAAGGGAAGTCTACGAGGAAACTGGACTTAAAATAACCCCAGATCATGTTGTGGGTGTTTCAGAGCAGAATCTCCATATAATTCGTGCCGTGCACATCATAATGTCCGGCAGGATAATTGAGGGAGAACTGACATTAAGCCCTGAACATGAAGGTTACGCATGGGTATTTTTAGAGAACCTTTCAAACTACGAACTGGCAGACTGGCTTCATGACTTCATAACCAACCAGAAAAGTTTGATAGAGGATTACAAGGAACATGAAACTGAAACTACAGACGATGCTGAAGAGATACTGAAAAGAGGCCTCAAATCCTTGAAAAAATCATTGAACAATTTCATTGAAAAGAACGACCCCAGAAAACCATCATAA
- a CDS encoding UbiA family prenyltransferase, translating into MYSYESSRNPHERYLNILINKVVHGGYLTALGAPSLILTTSNLTNTHVSIPLLLISYLLPLIVYSYDYHHDLDKDNSTNKERARYLKKDRFYPFILVTYLILLIVLILIFSSIQLAVFIVLITVGGIFYATLFKKITKKIPLFKNVYTVLTWSLSGTFFIPLYYSMEITSSFFIAFIFITLKGMVNAVFFDLKDCSSDAKENLKTLPVMLGKENAVKFLHILNFTAFLPLIIGVYIKIIPLTALLLIPFYFYTYYYLKRACKNLNSDSWQNLCSIADSEFILWAVLFVIVQMIF; encoded by the coding sequence ATGTATTCCTATGAATCTTCAAGAAATCCCCATGAAAGATACCTAAACATCCTTATAAACAAAGTTGTTCATGGGGGATATTTAACTGCCTTAGGGGCACCTTCCCTTATTTTAACAACTTCAAATCTTACCAACACTCATGTGAGCATCCCACTACTTTTAATATCTTATCTTCTGCCCTTAATAGTCTACAGTTATGATTACCATCATGATCTGGACAAAGACAATTCCACCAACAAAGAAAGGGCCAGATATCTTAAAAAGGATAGATTTTATCCATTTATACTGGTGACTTATTTAATTTTACTTATAGTACTGATCCTGATCTTCTCAAGCATCCAATTGGCTGTTTTTATAGTTTTAATTACAGTGGGAGGTATTTTTTACGCTACTTTGTTTAAAAAGATAACAAAAAAAATTCCATTATTCAAGAACGTTTACACTGTATTGACGTGGTCATTATCAGGAACTTTTTTCATTCCATTATATTACTCAATGGAAATAACGTCTTCTTTTTTCATAGCATTCATTTTCATAACGTTAAAAGGAATGGTAAACGCTGTATTTTTTGATTTGAAGGATTGCAGTTCTGATGCAAAGGAAAACTTAAAAACGCTTCCTGTGATGTTGGGTAAGGAGAATGCAGTTAAATTCCTGCATATCCTAAACTTCACAGCATTTTTACCCCTGATAATAGGAGTTTACATTAAAATAATTCCTTTAACAGCCCTTTTATTGATACCCTTCTATTTCTACACTTACTATTACTTGAAACGAGCATGTAAGAATTTAAATAGTGATTCATGGCAAAATTTATGTTCCATTGCAGATTCAGAATTCATACTGTGGGCAGTTTTATTTGTAATTGTTCAGATGATTTTTTAA